A single window of Acidobacteriota bacterium DNA harbors:
- a CDS encoding lactate 2-monooxygenase produces MDEVARMSATEIGRQTRSQAKIKTGGERETEIYAAGVKGLKPRVPTRLDVLELRAKEVLKPEAYDYVAGAAGSEDTLRANLEAFRRWRIVPHMLRNVEQRDLSIELFGAHLPAPLALAPVGVQGIIHKDGEVATGRAAASLGIPFALSTVSSRSLEEVAKAMGDATRWFQLYWARHTEITASLLERAERAGYSALLVTLDTTMLAWRPRDLDHGYLPFLTAEGLANYYSDPAFVAELKCKPEENRTAAVNLWRSIFSNTRLTWDDIAWLRAHTKLPIVLKGILRSDDAARALDHGVDGVIVSNHGGRQVDGAIATLEALPAVLEAVGGKLPVLMDSGIRRGADALKALALGARAVLLGRPYVYGLAIAGEDGVREVVENFLAEFDLTMALSGYTRVSELSPEALVRDH; encoded by the coding sequence CGGAGATCGGCAGGCAGACCAGATCGCAGGCCAAGATAAAGACCGGCGGCGAGCGCGAGACCGAGATCTACGCCGCGGGCGTGAAAGGACTGAAACCGCGCGTGCCCACGCGCCTCGACGTGCTCGAGCTGCGCGCCAAAGAAGTGCTGAAGCCGGAGGCCTACGATTACGTTGCCGGCGCGGCGGGTTCGGAAGACACGCTGCGCGCGAACCTCGAAGCCTTTCGCCGCTGGCGCATCGTGCCGCACATGCTGCGCAACGTGGAGCAGCGCGATCTCTCCATCGAACTCTTCGGCGCGCACCTGCCCGCGCCGCTCGCGCTCGCGCCCGTCGGCGTGCAAGGCATCATCCACAAAGACGGCGAAGTCGCCACCGGACGCGCCGCTGCCTCGCTTGGCATTCCCTTCGCGCTCTCGACGGTGAGCTCGCGCTCGCTGGAAGAGGTTGCCAAGGCGATGGGCGACGCGACCCGCTGGTTCCAACTTTACTGGGCGCGGCATACGGAGATCACCGCCAGCCTGCTCGAGCGCGCCGAACGCGCCGGCTACAGCGCGCTGCTGGTCACCCTCGATACCACCATGCTGGCGTGGCGTCCGCGCGACCTGGATCATGGCTATCTTCCCTTCCTCACCGCCGAGGGATTGGCGAACTACTACTCCGACCCTGCCTTCGTCGCCGAGCTGAAGTGCAAGCCGGAGGAGAATCGCACCGCCGCGGTGAATCTGTGGCGCAGCATCTTCTCCAACACCAGGCTCACCTGGGATGACATTGCGTGGCTGCGCGCGCACACCAAGCTGCCCATCGTGCTGAAAGGGATCTTGCGCAGTGACGACGCCGCGCGCGCTCTCGATCATGGCGTGGACGGCGTCATTGTTTCTAACCATGGCGGACGCCAGGTCGATGGCGCCATCGCCACCCTCGAGGCGCTGCCCGCCGTGCTCGAAGCCGTCGGTGGAAAGTTGCCGGTGCTGATGGATAGCGGCATCCGGCGCGGCGCCGACGCGCTCAAGGCGCTGGCGCTGGGCGCGCGCGCGGTGCTGCTCGGACGTCCCTACGTCTATGGCTTGGCGATCGCGGGGGAAGACGGCGTGCGCGAGGTGGTGGAGAACTTCCTTGCCGAATTCGATCTCACCATGGCGCTGAGCGGCTACACGCGCGTCAGCGAGCTTTCGCCGGAAGCGCTCGTCCGAGATCACTAA